A single window of Coriobacteriia bacterium DNA harbors:
- the pstS gene encoding phosphate ABC transporter substrate-binding protein PstS, giving the protein MKLNKWMAVAAIAILAIGAVGVTGCSSSTTNSSSSTAPTFNGVSLTGAGATFPGPVYSLWTQNFVKVEPGAKINYQAVGSGGGITQFTAKTVDFGATDVPLKSSEASAITDPYIEFPTVLGAVVVAYNVPGITSPLKLDGTTVANIFLGKIKNWNDPAIAAQNSGVTLPNLPIQVAHRADSSGTTGIFTQWLSMQSPDWKTKVGAGKAVQWPTGQGGNGNAGVAQAMTQTQGAIGYLELQYAATTTLGVASIKAPDGTYVAPTADGIAKAGQDLSFPITETTNILDSKTPGAYPISSTTYILIYKSQTNQDKAQTLVDFWTWALTKGQAQVGKLNYVPLPSTIAQDSISQIGQITANGTAVKASASVQ; this is encoded by the coding sequence GTGAAGCTCAACAAGTGGATGGCGGTTGCCGCAATCGCGATTCTCGCGATCGGTGCTGTCGGTGTGACCGGGTGCTCGAGCAGCACCACGAACTCCAGCTCTTCCACGGCGCCGACGTTTAACGGCGTCTCGCTAACTGGTGCAGGGGCGACGTTCCCCGGGCCCGTGTACTCGCTCTGGACTCAGAACTTCGTCAAGGTTGAGCCCGGCGCAAAGATCAACTATCAGGCGGTTGGTTCGGGTGGTGGCATCACGCAGTTCACGGCCAAGACGGTCGACTTCGGTGCCACGGACGTGCCGCTGAAGTCCTCCGAGGCCTCGGCCATCACCGATCCCTACATCGAGTTCCCGACTGTTCTTGGCGCCGTCGTCGTGGCCTACAACGTTCCGGGGATCACGAGCCCCCTGAAGCTTGATGGCACGACGGTGGCCAACATCTTCCTCGGCAAAATCAAGAACTGGAACGATCCGGCAATTGCTGCTCAGAACTCCGGCGTGACGTTGCCGAACTTGCCGATACAGGTCGCACACCGTGCGGACTCGTCGGGCACCACAGGCATCTTCACCCAGTGGCTTTCGATGCAAAGCCCCGATTGGAAGACCAAAGTTGGCGCCGGCAAGGCGGTCCAGTGGCCCACCGGCCAAGGCGGCAACGGCAACGCCGGCGTGGCCCAGGCCATGACGCAGACCCAGGGCGCTATCGGCTACCTCGAGCTGCAGTACGCTGCGACAACCACCTTGGGTGTAGCGTCGATTAAGGCTCCCGACGGCACGTACGTCGCGCCGACAGCTGATGGAATCGCCAAGGCAGGCCAGGACCTGTCGTTCCCGATCACCGAGACGACCAACATCTTGGACTCCAAGACGCCCGGCGCCTATCCGATCTCAAGCACCACCTACATCCTGATCTACAAGAGCCAGACCAATCAGGACAAGGCCCAGACGCTTGTGGACTTCTGGACGTGGGCACTGACCAAGGGCCAGGCCCAAGTTGGCAAGCTTAACTACGTGCCGCTGCCGTCCACCATCGCACAGGACTCGATCTCCCAGATTGGCCAGATCACGGCAAACGGAACGGCAGTCAAGGCGTCCGCAAGCGTCCAGTAA
- a CDS encoding response regulator transcription factor, which produces MATILVVEDDPIIRQTVQYSLKRAGFSVDAVADGALALEAAEKLHPDLVLLDLMLPGMDGYEIAERLRAEDKETAIIMVTALDTERDKVRGLDAGADDYITKPFSMEELLARVRANLRRVRAKETLADDRIMEVGDLVIEPRSFRVSVAGEQVRLRLKEFQLLVALAEHQGQLSTRQILADEVWGYEHLPSSRTIDVHIRRLRQAIEDPSQYVYIHTVHGMGYRFEPITKSIIAEESIRR; this is translated from the coding sequence GTGGCAACGATCCTCGTCGTCGAAGACGACCCGATCATCCGCCAGACCGTTCAGTACTCGCTCAAGCGCGCCGGCTTCTCCGTCGACGCCGTCGCCGATGGCGCGCTGGCTCTCGAGGCCGCCGAGAAGCTCCACCCCGACCTCGTGCTGCTCGACCTCATGCTGCCTGGAATGGACGGCTACGAGATCGCCGAGCGCCTGCGCGCCGAGGACAAAGAGACCGCGATCATCATGGTCACGGCGCTCGACACGGAGCGCGACAAGGTGCGAGGCCTGGATGCCGGCGCCGACGACTACATCACCAAGCCGTTCTCGATGGAGGAGTTGCTCGCCCGCGTGCGCGCCAACCTGCGTCGGGTTCGTGCCAAGGAGACGCTAGCCGACGACCGCATCATGGAAGTCGGCGACCTGGTGATCGAGCCCAGGAGCTTCCGGGTGTCGGTCGCGGGCGAGCAGGTTCGTCTGCGCTTGAAGGAGTTCCAGCTGCTCGTCGCGCTCGCCGAGCACCAGGGGCAGCTGTCCACCCGCCAGATACTGGCCGATGAGGTCTGGGGCTACGAGCACCTCCCCTCCTCACGCACCATCGACGTGCACATCCGTCGATTGCGTCAGGCGATCGAAGACCCATCGCAGTACGTGTACATCCATACCGTCCACGGCATGGGCTACCGATTCGAACCCATCACCAAGAGCATCATCGCCGAGGAGAGCATCCGTCGTTGA
- a CDS encoding phosphatase PAP2 family protein — MATPGRGTGLWRRDPRSGWIVVAFGALAMLALVTLLAMSWRAFLPLDSAISAAIRSTRNPFLDRAAGWATFLGSLEFVLPASLILAAWMIRRRNWAGVVYIFMTVAVGWCLGNYVLKNMIRRPRPVGVNITPMLYDYSMPSSHTLAAFLLFATFCVLVMLNVPTGRHVKRWIAIASTLIILAVGFSRVYLGVHWFGDVVGSCLFGGAWWLFTTACYFGAVTEERRATPRISGG, encoded by the coding sequence GTGGCAACACCGGGCAGGGGCACGGGGCTGTGGAGGCGCGATCCGCGCTCGGGCTGGATTGTGGTCGCGTTCGGGGCACTTGCGATGCTGGCGCTGGTGACACTACTGGCGATGTCGTGGCGCGCCTTCTTGCCGCTGGACTCCGCGATCTCGGCGGCGATCCGCTCGACGCGCAACCCGTTCTTGGACCGGGCTGCAGGCTGGGCCACCTTCCTGGGAAGTCTCGAGTTCGTGCTGCCGGCCTCGTTGATTCTGGCAGCGTGGATGATCCGGCGCCGTAACTGGGCCGGCGTCGTCTACATCTTCATGACGGTGGCCGTCGGCTGGTGTCTAGGCAACTACGTGCTCAAGAACATGATTCGCCGGCCGCGTCCGGTGGGCGTGAACATCACGCCGATGCTCTACGACTACTCGATGCCGAGCTCCCATACTCTCGCTGCGTTTCTACTGTTCGCGACGTTTTGCGTGCTCGTGATGCTCAACGTCCCGACCGGCCGTCACGTGAAGCGGTGGATCGCGATCGCTTCGACGCTGATCATCCTCGCGGTGGGGTTCTCGCGTGTGTACCTGGGCGTGCACTGGTTTGGCGACGTAGTGGGCTCGTGCCTCTTCGGCGGGGCGTGGTGGCTGTTCACGACGGCCTGCTACTTCGGCGCGGTGACCGAGGAGCGACGAGCGACCCCGCGCATCTCGGGCGGCTAG
- a CDS encoding putative manganese-dependent inorganic diphosphatase yields MGPILVFGHKNPDNDSISSAVAYAHLKNLVDPGNVYVPARLGPVPKETRWVFERFGVQLPEEIAHVRTRVRDVMTEGPIVVSAEEPMLVAGRLMREHGVRGLPVVDIAGHAVGLVSERVLAERYLDETELAGFQRQPVTVDRLVRALDATLVTGDPEATISGDVLVGAAEPATVAARVRDGDTVIVGDRLRTQPMVLAAGVACLISTGGFVPASDVVELAKHSGAALIVTPHDTYSAARLVTLAHAVGDIMDTDVLAVGLDTLLSEAAEDLIASPHREAVVTDEHGRVVGMLTRTDVARGARRRVALVDHNEAAQSAVGIEDAAVVEIVDHHRVGDIQSAGPILFLNLPLGSTATIIATRFQELGVEIPESIAGILLGAVLTDTVLLKSPTTTPVDRRIASDLARIIGVEPLEYGMDVFRSRSVGETFSAEKIVSTDAKEFRVGELRMLVAQHETVDVAPVLEHVDEVRAAMEAQLSTHGYDAVVLMITDIVREGSEILAVGASRPVERALGISLATGSAWMPGVLSRKKQIAARLVDAAG; encoded by the coding sequence ATGGGCCCCATCCTCGTCTTCGGCCACAAGAACCCCGACAACGACTCGATCTCCTCGGCGGTCGCCTATGCGCACCTCAAGAACCTCGTCGATCCCGGAAACGTCTACGTTCCGGCTCGGCTCGGCCCGGTGCCTAAGGAGACCCGCTGGGTCTTCGAGCGCTTCGGCGTGCAGCTGCCCGAGGAGATCGCCCACGTCCGTACGCGGGTGCGCGACGTCATGACTGAAGGCCCTATCGTCGTCTCCGCCGAGGAGCCCATGCTCGTCGCAGGGCGTCTCATGCGCGAGCACGGAGTTCGCGGGCTGCCTGTGGTCGACATCGCGGGGCACGCCGTGGGGCTCGTCAGCGAGCGCGTGCTTGCCGAGCGCTACCTCGACGAGACAGAGCTGGCTGGCTTCCAGCGTCAGCCAGTGACCGTCGACCGCCTCGTTCGCGCACTCGACGCGACGCTCGTGACCGGCGACCCGGAGGCGACCATCTCCGGCGACGTGCTGGTTGGCGCCGCCGAGCCGGCGACGGTGGCAGCGCGCGTCCGCGACGGAGACACGGTTATCGTCGGCGACAGGCTCCGCACCCAGCCGATGGTGCTCGCCGCCGGCGTCGCCTGCCTGATCTCGACGGGCGGCTTCGTGCCCGCTAGCGACGTCGTCGAACTCGCCAAGCACAGCGGCGCGGCGCTCATCGTCACGCCGCACGATACCTACTCGGCGGCGCGGCTGGTGACGCTCGCGCACGCGGTGGGCGACATCATGGACACCGACGTTCTGGCGGTGGGCCTGGACACATTGCTCTCCGAGGCGGCCGAGGACCTCATCGCCAGTCCGCACCGCGAGGCTGTGGTCACCGACGAGCACGGGCGCGTCGTGGGCATGCTGACGCGCACCGACGTGGCCCGGGGCGCGCGCCGCCGCGTAGCGCTTGTGGACCACAACGAGGCTGCACAGTCGGCCGTGGGTATCGAGGACGCCGCCGTGGTCGAGATCGTCGATCACCACCGTGTCGGCGACATCCAAAGCGCGGGCCCGATCCTCTTCTTGAACCTGCCGCTCGGCTCGACTGCGACGATCATCGCCACGCGCTTCCAAGAGCTGGGCGTCGAGATTCCCGAGTCGATCGCCGGCATCCTGCTCGGCGCGGTGCTCACCGACACGGTGCTGCTCAAGTCGCCCACGACCACGCCGGTTGATCGGCGTATCGCGTCAGACCTCGCGCGTATCATCGGTGTAGAACCACTCGAGTACGGGATGGACGTCTTCCGCTCGCGCTCGGTTGGCGAGACCTTCTCTGCCGAGAAGATCGTGAGCACCGACGCCAAGGAGTTCCGCGTCGGCGAGCTGCGCATGCTCGTCGCGCAGCACGAGACGGTCGATGTGGCGCCGGTGCTCGAGCACGTCGATGAGGTTCGCGCCGCGATGGAGGCGCAGCTGAGCACCCACGGTTACGATGCGGTGGTACTGATGATCACCGACATCGTGCGCGAAGGCAGCGAGATTCTCGCTGTTGGAGCCAGTCGACCGGTCGAGCGCGCATTGGGGATTTCGCTCGCGACAGGCTCGGCTTGGATGCCGGGTGTACTGTCGCGCAAGAAGCAGATCGCAGCTCGGCTCGTCGACGCAGCAGGATAG
- a CDS encoding ATP-binding protein, with translation MSRFSRIADSYRARLILGYVLVAAVFALAWGWSLYGPLQDTALRQQQRNLTAVAHSASLYAAETTASATDVAKQVAKNSDIRVTIVATSGKVLADSENNPATMENHLNRPEIAGALAGRVTSDRRTSATEGIQQLYVAVPAMLGGKQVALRVSQSMNEIDSIARTSRQLGLALLLAALVIAVVVATWASGAASRPLRELSVVAERMAGGNLSTEIPTVPTDLQALAHSLETLRRQMRSRLDALESEQRTLRTALDGLSDAVFLLEGDHIRFANDAASRLFRVPGSGWRESAIDEVGLPASLSAAICSRLGTLRPYAAELEPDPLGTTLRLVVLPIEPDAENPRTLAVVSDVTDRARLERVRRDFVANASHELKTPVAGIQLLAESAETAAEDGDITQSLEFTRQIEAEAYRLKRLVTDLLDLSRLESAPAPDAITDVRLSVDNAIAGHRGAAGRHGLALNLDLSAIRGVDVFMAAEPTDVAIALDNLLDNAIAYTEQGSVSVTVRASEHSVRIKVTDTGPGIAPEHLGRIFERFYRVDRARSRESGGTGLGLALVRHVVERSGGSVTVASEPGAGTTFTLTMPRAH, from the coding sequence TTGAGCCGCTTCTCGCGTATCGCTGACTCGTATCGCGCGCGGCTGATCCTTGGCTACGTGCTGGTTGCTGCGGTCTTCGCCCTGGCGTGGGGCTGGTCGCTCTACGGGCCGCTGCAGGACACCGCGCTTCGCCAGCAGCAGCGCAACCTAACGGCGGTGGCGCACTCGGCCTCGCTCTACGCTGCCGAGACCACCGCCTCGGCGACCGATGTCGCCAAGCAGGTGGCGAAGAACTCCGACATCCGGGTGACGATCGTCGCAACGAGCGGCAAAGTGCTTGCCGACTCGGAGAACAACCCGGCCACCATGGAGAACCACCTGAACCGCCCGGAGATTGCGGGGGCTCTGGCCGGCCGCGTCACCTCGGACCGCCGGACCTCGGCGACTGAGGGCATCCAGCAACTCTACGTCGCCGTCCCGGCGATGCTGGGCGGCAAGCAAGTCGCGCTGCGGGTCTCGCAGTCGATGAACGAGATCGACTCGATCGCCCGCACGTCTCGGCAGCTTGGGTTGGCGCTGTTGCTTGCAGCGCTCGTCATCGCAGTGGTTGTTGCGACGTGGGCAAGCGGCGCTGCATCGCGCCCGCTGCGGGAGCTCTCCGTAGTAGCCGAGCGCATGGCAGGTGGCAACCTCTCCACCGAGATCCCCACCGTCCCCACCGACCTTCAGGCGCTCGCACACTCGCTCGAGACGCTACGCCGACAGATGCGCTCACGTCTCGATGCGCTCGAGTCCGAGCAGCGCACGTTGCGAACGGCACTCGACGGGCTGTCCGATGCGGTCTTCCTCCTCGAGGGCGATCACATCCGATTTGCCAACGACGCCGCCAGCCGCCTGTTCAGGGTGCCGGGGAGCGGCTGGCGCGAGAGTGCCATCGACGAGGTCGGCCTGCCGGCGTCGCTCTCCGCAGCGATCTGCTCGCGCTTGGGCACGCTGCGCCCGTACGCCGCCGAGCTCGAGCCCGACCCGCTCGGCACGACGCTGCGCCTCGTCGTCCTGCCCATCGAGCCCGATGCCGAGAACCCCCGGACGCTGGCCGTCGTCTCCGACGTCACCGACCGCGCACGGCTCGAGCGCGTGCGCCGCGACTTCGTCGCCAACGCCAGCCACGAGCTCAAGACGCCGGTCGCCGGCATCCAGCTGCTTGCCGAGTCCGCCGAGACGGCCGCCGAGGACGGCGACATCACGCAGTCGCTCGAGTTCACTCGGCAGATCGAGGCCGAGGCGTACCGGCTCAAGCGTCTCGTCACCGACCTGCTCGACCTGTCACGCCTCGAGTCGGCTCCTGCGCCCGATGCGATCACGGACGTACGCTTGTCGGTCGACAATGCAATCGCCGGACACCGGGGAGCTGCGGGACGCCACGGACTTGCGCTGAATCTGGACCTCTCGGCGATTCGAGGCGTCGACGTGTTCATGGCCGCCGAGCCAACCGACGTGGCCATCGCTCTGGATAACCTGCTGGACAACGCCATCGCCTATACCGAGCAGGGCTCCGTGTCGGTGACCGTGAGGGCCAGCGAGCACAGCGTCCGCATCAAGGTGACGGACACGGGGCCTGGCATCGCACCGGAACACCTCGGCCGCATCTTCGAGCGCTTCTACCGAGTGGACCGTGCGCGCAGCCGCGAGAGCGGCGGCACCGGCCTTGGCCTCGCGCTCGTGCGCCACGTCGTGGAGCGCAGTGGCGGCTCGGTGACGGTGGCCTCAGAGCCCGGCGCGGGCACCACGTTCACGCTCACGATGCCGAGGGCGCACTAG
- the pstA gene encoding phosphate ABC transporter permease PstA, whose protein sequence is MNEAVTSHGVVRERSMASRKLKDRIFGASMWAAGGVALVPLVLIITYVLLKGVPALNMDFFTQSAPAPGVPGGGISQAIVGSAIIVGIGILISVPLGILTAIYLSEYGRGRLASATRFVAEILLSTPSIVAGAFIWAVVVTAMHSFSAVAASIALSVLMWPIITRGAEETLRLVPDDLREAALALGVPRWRVVLSIVLPTAAPGIFTVVMLSIARGLGETAPVLLTALGNDFMNVDPTQPTDAVPLRIYTYAQSAIVSWHDFAWGGAIVLLVVVLTLSIGARILSDRQQRRLR, encoded by the coding sequence ATGAACGAGGCGGTGACATCGCACGGCGTCGTGCGCGAGCGCTCAATGGCGAGCAGGAAGCTCAAGGACCGCATCTTTGGTGCTTCGATGTGGGCTGCCGGCGGGGTCGCGCTCGTGCCTCTGGTACTGATCATCACCTACGTGCTACTCAAGGGCGTACCGGCGCTCAACATGGACTTCTTCACCCAGTCTGCGCCGGCTCCGGGTGTGCCGGGAGGTGGTATCTCGCAGGCCATCGTGGGCTCGGCGATAATCGTCGGAATCGGCATCCTTATATCGGTCCCGCTTGGCATCCTGACGGCGATCTATCTGTCGGAGTATGGGCGCGGCAGGCTTGCGTCGGCGACTCGGTTTGTCGCCGAGATTCTACTGTCGACCCCCTCGATCGTCGCCGGTGCCTTCATCTGGGCGGTCGTGGTGACCGCCATGCACTCGTTCTCGGCGGTGGCTGCCTCGATTGCACTTTCGGTGCTGATGTGGCCCATCATCACTCGTGGCGCCGAGGAGACCTTGCGCCTCGTGCCCGACGACTTGCGCGAAGCGGCGCTGGCGCTCGGGGTCCCGCGGTGGAGGGTGGTCTTGAGCATCGTCCTGCCGACGGCTGCCCCGGGCATCTTCACGGTCGTGATGCTCTCAATCGCCCGCGGCTTGGGCGAGACCGCGCCGGTTCTGCTTACAGCGCTGGGGAACGACTTCATGAACGTCGATCCGACGCAGCCAACCGACGCCGTGCCGTTGAGGATCTACACATACGCTCAATCCGCGATCGTGTCTTGGCACGACTTTGCCTGGGGCGGCGCAATCGTGCTGCTGGTGGTCGTGCTCACACTCTCGATCGGGGCTCGCATACTTTCAGATCGTCAACAGCGGAGGCTTAGGTGA
- a CDS encoding UvrD-helicase domain-containing protein codes for MAIDLSSLNPAQHDAVITTEGPLLVLAGAGSGKTRVLTFRIAHLIGDLGVSPHEILAITFTNKAAAEMRERLTKQLLDYGYSAHGMWVLTFHAMCVRMLRADAELLGFTRNFTIYDSDDSKRMFKDVMRELDIDDKVYPLNGVIHRISTAKNEMITPLEFAAKAVAPMDKKAAEVFARYQQRLLSANAMDFDDLLVNAHTLLAENPSVLASYQRRFHYISVDEYQDTNHAQYRITNLLAAAHHNLMVVGDDDQSIYSWRGADLRNILDFEADYPEACVVKLEQNYRSTARILAAANAVVANNPNRKPKTLFTANAEGEKISSYLASDERDEARFISAEIEKLLRSEDRRYTDFAVFYRTNAQSRQLEDALLRAGVPYRIVGGTRFFDRMEIRDVMGYLKAVVNPCDVISLKRIINTPKRSIGGTTVERVEAVANQSDITFEEALRLAVEDDQHRAGARTAIAGFLALMDELRAMSGDLRDVVEMIVAKSGLIEALEAERTDEATGRADNIREFFGVVAEFAENHDAPDLPAFMEWLALRTDLDTLAEDDEYVTLMTVHTAKGLEYPVVFVAGLEESIFPHANSIFDSDGKGLEEERRLAYVAITRARERLYLTHAASRWIYGTTQHNPPSRFIGEIPAEHVSASGVGSMGVSGSGFEKRGDRNGSFGHGTGVGGRVFGGGAPALTGTGFGSGATRGAEPKKATETFAVGDAVDHKAFGRGRVVSVKGDALEIRFDRTGETKKLLVGYAPIVKIKS; via the coding sequence ATGGCTATCGATCTCTCCTCACTCAACCCCGCGCAGCACGACGCCGTGATCACCACCGAGGGTCCGCTTCTGGTCCTCGCTGGGGCCGGCTCGGGCAAAACGCGCGTGCTCACGTTCCGCATCGCGCACCTCATCGGCGACCTCGGGGTCAGCCCGCACGAGATACTGGCCATCACGTTTACCAACAAGGCCGCTGCCGAGATGCGCGAGCGCCTGACCAAGCAGCTGCTTGACTATGGCTACAGCGCGCACGGCATGTGGGTGCTGACGTTTCACGCGATGTGCGTGCGCATGCTGCGAGCCGACGCCGAACTGCTCGGCTTCACGCGCAACTTCACCATCTACGACTCCGACGACTCCAAGCGCATGTTCAAGGACGTCATGCGCGAACTCGACATCGACGACAAGGTCTACCCGCTCAACGGCGTGATCCACCGGATCTCGACGGCGAAGAACGAGATGATCACGCCGCTCGAGTTCGCCGCCAAGGCGGTCGCGCCGATGGACAAGAAGGCCGCCGAGGTCTTCGCGCGATACCAGCAGCGCCTTCTCTCCGCCAACGCGATGGACTTCGACGACCTGCTCGTCAACGCCCACACCCTGCTCGCCGAGAACCCGTCGGTGCTCGCGAGCTACCAGCGCAGGTTCCACTACATCAGCGTGGACGAGTACCAGGACACCAACCACGCGCAGTACCGCATCACCAACCTGCTGGCCGCCGCGCACCACAACCTGATGGTCGTGGGCGACGACGACCAGTCGATCTACTCCTGGCGTGGCGCCGACCTGCGCAACATCCTGGACTTCGAGGCCGACTATCCCGAGGCGTGCGTGGTCAAGCTCGAGCAGAACTACCGCTCGACGGCGCGCATCCTGGCCGCGGCCAACGCGGTGGTCGCCAACAATCCCAACCGCAAGCCCAAGACGCTGTTCACAGCTAATGCCGAGGGCGAGAAGATCTCGAGCTACCTGGCCAGCGACGAGCGTGACGAGGCCCGTTTCATCTCGGCAGAGATCGAAAAGCTGCTGCGAAGCGAGGATCGGCGCTACACCGACTTCGCCGTCTTCTACCGCACCAACGCCCAGTCGCGACAGCTCGAAGATGCATTGCTTCGCGCGGGCGTCCCGTACCGGATCGTCGGAGGCACGCGCTTCTTCGACCGCATGGAGATCCGCGACGTCATGGGCTACCTCAAGGCTGTCGTCAATCCCTGCGACGTGATTAGCCTCAAGCGCATCATCAACACTCCCAAACGCAGCATCGGCGGCACGACGGTTGAGCGCGTCGAAGCTGTCGCTAACCAGAGCGACATCACCTTCGAGGAGGCGCTACGCCTCGCCGTGGAAGACGATCAGCACCGCGCGGGGGCTCGGACCGCCATCGCTGGTTTCCTGGCCCTGATGGACGAGCTGCGCGCGATGTCGGGCGACCTGCGCGACGTCGTCGAGATGATCGTCGCAAAGAGCGGCCTCATCGAGGCACTCGAGGCCGAGCGCACCGATGAGGCGACGGGACGGGCCGACAACATCCGCGAGTTCTTCGGCGTGGTTGCCGAGTTCGCCGAGAACCACGACGCGCCCGACCTGCCGGCCTTTATGGAGTGGCTCGCGTTGCGCACCGACCTGGACACGCTTGCCGAGGACGACGAGTACGTCACGCTCATGACCGTGCACACGGCAAAGGGCCTCGAGTACCCGGTGGTGTTCGTTGCGGGTCTCGAGGAGTCGATCTTTCCGCACGCCAACTCGATCTTTGACTCGGACGGCAAGGGGCTTGAGGAGGAGCGGCGCCTCGCGTACGTCGCGATCACCCGAGCTCGCGAGCGGCTCTACCTGACGCACGCAGCATCGCGCTGGATCTACGGCACGACGCAGCACAACCCGCCTTCGCGCTTCATCGGCGAGATTCCCGCCGAGCATGTCTCGGCGTCGGGTGTTGGGTCGATGGGGGTCAGCGGCTCGGGCTTCGAGAAGCGCGGCGACCGCAACGGCAGCTTCGGCCATGGCACGGGTGTCGGCGGCCGCGTCTTCGGCGGAGGTGCGCCGGCGCTCACCGGGACCGGCTTCGGCAGTGGTGCCACACGCGGCGCGGAGCCCAAGAAGGCGACCGAGACGTTCGCCGTCGGCGACGCTGTCGACCACAAGGCGTTCGGCCGCGGGCGCGTGGTCAGCGTGAAGGGCGACGCGCTCGAGATCCGCTTCGACCGCACCGGCGAGACCAAGAAGCTGCTGGTCGGGTACGCTCCCATCGTGAAGATCAAGAGCTAG
- the pstC gene encoding phosphate ABC transporter permease subunit PstC — protein MTRRLRIGDGIFRSSSVAVSLALIGLLAVMLGVLLYAAMPTFRAFGWEFITGTQWNPVTDVYGALPYIYGTIVTSTIAIALALPVSIGLALLLNEVRSGWLRNPLTVLVDLLAAIPSVVYGLWGIFVMAPFLNSTLEPALGATLGRLPLIGNLFQPTPSAGNMLNAGIILAVMVIPIITAVTREVIAIVPGDLREAALAMGATRYEAIKMAVLPYARNGIVGATMLGLGRALGETIAVAMLIGNGLGISASLLAPGYTIPAVIANEFREATSIGLHRSALLALAVLLMVIALILAAASRMLVRNTAERFSVKPSEVLTTLETP, from the coding sequence GTGACCCGGCGCCTCCGCATCGGTGATGGCATCTTCCGTTCCTCATCAGTTGCGGTGTCACTCGCGCTCATCGGTTTGCTCGCCGTCATGCTTGGCGTGCTGCTCTACGCGGCCATGCCAACATTTAGAGCATTCGGCTGGGAGTTCATCACCGGCACCCAGTGGAACCCGGTCACCGATGTCTACGGCGCGCTCCCGTACATCTACGGAACGATTGTGACTTCGACGATCGCGATCGCGTTGGCCCTGCCTGTCTCGATCGGACTGGCGCTCCTGTTGAATGAGGTGCGCTCGGGATGGCTGCGCAACCCACTGACGGTGCTGGTCGACTTGCTAGCGGCGATTCCAAGCGTGGTCTACGGCCTGTGGGGCATCTTCGTGATGGCGCCGTTCCTCAACTCGACGCTCGAGCCGGCCTTGGGCGCGACGCTGGGGAGGTTGCCGCTCATTGGGAACCTTTTCCAGCCGACCCCTTCTGCAGGTAACATGCTCAACGCTGGAATCATCCTTGCGGTCATGGTCATCCCTATCATCACGGCTGTTACTCGCGAGGTCATCGCCATCGTGCCGGGGGATTTGCGCGAAGCCGCACTCGCGATGGGCGCCACGCGCTACGAGGCCATCAAGATGGCGGTCCTGCCGTACGCCCGCAACGGAATCGTGGGCGCGACCATGCTCGGACTGGGACGCGCGCTCGGCGAGACCATTGCCGTGGCGATGCTCATCGGTAACGGGTTGGGTATCAGCGCGTCGTTGCTGGCACCTGGCTATACGATTCCCGCCGTCATCGCTAACGAGTTTCGTGAGGCCACTTCGATCGGGTTGCACCGTTCCGCATTGCTGGCGCTGGCTGTGCTGTTGATGGTCATCGCACTGATCCTTGCAGCCGCATCAAGGATGCTCGTTCGCAATACTGCCGAGAGGTTCTCCGTCAAGCCGTCCGAAGTCTTGACAACGTTGGAGACACCATGA